Proteins encoded within one genomic window of Besnoitia besnoiti strain Bb-Ger1 chromosome II, whole genome shotgun sequence:
- a CDS encoding SAG-related sequence (encoded by transcript BESB_034990) — MGRKGGVQRQRSGFRAKARKLVALCVGGVLLLSADSQALAGKLEEGSLRREVVGGQGPSGPSAAELCRATTGSHSEERSPSEGSDPKRLSVTLSKEHLTTTVECVGAQTQPVPTAVEDACVATATLDLCATSGKKTLQAILEAPDKIAWTKTDTPVSGQGEGRILRLKEADLPFADKHFFVGCETSNPQKKTCKIDITVKARASSVDKNVVTCAYGAESNPRALEAEMTEENNTLTIKCGKDGNIKPANYQDRYCEDEKLSPCSRSYKDILPRFDSSWWTKEGEAPAAETLTLTIPKEEFPAEEQKIYVGCAPSSEGGEEKALNDKEEEPENVRTDPKLCRVLVTVRAGSAATTLRSSVLGTAAVSSATVVAGLLFYVF; from the coding sequence ATGGGGAGGAAAGGGGGAGTACAGCGGCAGCGTAGCGGGTTCAGGGCGAAAGCCCGCAAGCTGGTCGCCCTGTGCGTCGGtggcgtgctgctgctgtccgcTGACAGCCAGGCTCTTGCAGGAAAGCTTGAGGAAGGGTCTCTTCGCCGGGAAGTAGTGGGGGGACAAGGGCCCTCTGGtcccagcgccgccgaaCTCTGCAGAGCGACCACGGGGAGTCATTCGGAAGAGAGAAGCCCGAGTGAAGGCTCTGACCCTAAACGTCTTAGCGTGACGCTGTCCAAGGAGCATCTCACAACCACGGTGGAGTGTGTTGGAGCACAGACCCAGCCCGTGCCGACAGCCGTGGAGGACGCTTGTGTCGCGACTGCAACCCTGGACTTATGCGCAACAAGCGGAAAAAAGACTCTTCAGGCGATCCTCGAGGCGCCCGACAAGATCGCGTGGACGAAAACAGACACGCCGGTATCGGGTcaaggagaaggaaggaTCCTGCGCCTCAAGGAAGCAGACCTTCCCTTTGCGGATAAACACTTCTTCGTTGGTTGCGAGACGTCAAATCCTCAAAAAAAGACGTGCAAAATCGACATCACTGTGAAGGCCAGAGCATCCTCCGTTGACAAAAACGTCGTCACATGCGCCTACGGAGCCGAGAGCAACCCTCGTGCCCTGGAAGCGGAGATGACAGAAGAGAACAACACACTCACCATTAAGTGTGGAAAAGATGGAAATATCAAGCCGGCGAACTACCAAGATCGCTACTGCGAGGACGAGAAGCTCTCGCCGTGTTCCAGGAGCTACAAGGATATTTTGCCCAGGTTCGACAGCTCGTGGTGGAcaaaggagggagaggcaccCGCGGCTGAGACGTTGACGCTGACGATTCCGAAGGAGGAATTTCCTGCTGAGGAGCAGAAGATTTATGTTGGTTGTGCTCCCAGTTCGGAGGGCGGTGAAGAGAAGGCCCTGAATGACAAGGAAGAGGAGCCCGAAAATGTTCGCACGGATCCCAAGCTGTGCAGAGTGTTAGTGACAGTGAGGGCAGGGAGCGCTGCGACTACTCTCAGATCATCTGTTCTTGGGACCGCTGCTGTGTCGAGCGCCACAGTCGTTGCGGGTTTGTTGTTTTACGTTTTCTAA
- a CDS encoding SAG-related sequence (encoded by transcript BESB_034980): protein MTTKIVRRRRGDFTSKARKLMALCVSGVLLLTGGECVEGRLQTEALVPRALQKVPEDQQETTLCRIVTPSASVDKSRTKSTDTDIHKVTLSKNQLTATVECVGQGSTAVPQKDDEACVVKPDANVSTCENDRKNTLQNLLQAKRKITWVDAKDPPDENQGKARTLELTEDDLPFTDKSFFVGCKSAAAGQLKSAPAAAKTCRIDVSVLARSSKVEENVVTCAYGAESNPRPLEVELTSRNNTVVVACGADGSIAPPSYNTHYCDDTLQSCDKSYTDIFPKFDSTWWSGEAGKDDAPVKLTIPKESFPVEDQRFYVGCSPKKNGDGSSGGSRAGAGPETQAPAASPTRCKVMVTVRAGAASSLASHSLHAVAAAAAASGLTGLFAGSL from the coding sequence ATGACTACAAAGATTGTGCGGCGCAGACGTGGCGACTTCACGTCGAAGGCCCGTAAGTTGATGGCCTTGTGCGTCAGTGGCGTTTTGCTGCTGACCGGTGGCGAATGCGTGGAGGGTCGGCTCCAGACGGAAGCTCTTGTTCCACGTGCTTTGCAAAAGGTGCCAGAGGACCAGCAAGAAACCACGCTTTGCCGGATTGTCACCCCGTCTGCCAGTGTCGACAAATCTCGAACCAAAAGCACCGATACAGACATTCACAAAGTGACTCTGTCAAAGAACCAGCTCACTGCAACTGTGGAATGTGTTGGTCAAGGAAGCACTGCGGTGCCTCAAAAGGACGATGAAGCTTGTGTCGTAAAGCCGGATGCAAATGTCAGTACATGCGAAAACGACAGGAAGAACACGCTGCAGAATCTTCTTCAGGCTAAACGGAAGATCACGTGGGTTGATGCAAAGGACCCGCCGGATGAAAATCAGGGGAAAGCGAGGACGTTAGAACTCACGGAGGACGACCTTCCCTTCACTGATAAgtccttcttcgtcggatGTAAATCCGCAGCGGCCGGTCAGCTCAAATCTGCACcggccgcagcgaagacATGCCGAATCGATGTCAGCGTGCTGGCGCGTTCGTCCAAAGTTGAGGAAAACGTGGTGACATGTGCCtacggcgcagagagcaaTCCGCGCCCCTTGGAAGTGGAGCTGACGAGCCGAAACAACACGGTGGTCGTGGCCTGTGGCGCCGACGGCTCCATCGCCCCTCCCTCGTACAACACGCACTACTGCGACGACACTTTGCAGTCGTGCGACAAGAGCTACACAGACATTTTCCCCAAGTTCGACAGCACCTGGTGGAGTGGCGAGGCGGGCaaagacgacgcgcctgTGAAGCTGACCATCCCGAAGGAGAGCTTTCCAGTTGAGGACCAGCGATTTTACGTTGGCTGCTCACcgaagaaaaacggagaTGGCTCGAGTGGGGGttcacgcgccggcgcaggtcCGGAGACTCAGGCTCCTGCAGCTTCGCCCACGCGCTGCAAAGTGATGGTCACAGTGAGGGCTGGggcggcttcctcgctcgcgaGTCATTCCCTCCACGCagtcgctgcagctgctgcggctaGCGGGCTGACCGGGCTCTTCGCTGGTTCGCTGTAG
- a CDS encoding SAG-related sequence (encoded by transcript BESB_035000) yields the protein MARPQQRRGGFTVKARKLMALCAGGVLLLSSGSAFADTLGGGLLARKLSEGSPLSPPEIVTCSAPAKQRGAVVERHTVVLSESKLSTTIKCPPGGKSVPTELSQVCYPLNQESFESCKSSGTVLKELLETNNPVAWAEPEPKSEPATRTLSLTKEDLPFADKSFFVGCDKSEAPNTPCQIDITVRARSSTVDKNVVTCAYGAESNPRALQVRITKENNTLTIACGKNGTIKPAIYQDCYCEDEKLSQCSRSYKDILPRFDSSWWTKEGEAPAAETLTLTIPKEEFPAEEQKFYVGCALISQGDDQRVSAVSEGIREENEASAKGPTVCKVLVTVSTAATPSHAGSALHPVAAVSAATAVAGLWSNAL from the coding sequence atggcgaggccgcagcaacggcgcggcgggtTCACGGTGAAGGCTCGCAAATTAATGGCCTTGTGCGCAGGTGGAGTTCTTCTCCTGTCCAGTGGCAGTGCATTCGCGGATACTCTCGGCGGAGGACTGTTGGCGCGGAAGTTGAGCGAGGGTTCTCCGTTATCTCCCCCCGAGATAGTGACTTGTTCTGCACCAGCGAAACAGAGGGGCGCCGTTGTCGAGCGCCACACGGTCGTCTTGTCCGAGAGTAAACTCTCCACCACGATCAAATGCCCACCTGGCGGTAAATCTGTACCAACCGAACTCTCACAAGTGTGTTACCCTTTGAATCAGGAATCGTTTGAAAGCTGCAAGTCTAGTGGAACGGTCTTGAAAGAACTTCTCGAGACCAACAACCCTGTGGCATGGGCAGAGCCCGAGCCGAAGAGTGAACCAGCGACAAGGACATTGAGCTTAACCAAGGAAGACTTGCCCTTCGCCGACAAatccttcttcgtcggctGCGACAAGTCGGAAGCCCCGAACACACCGTGCCAGATTGACATCACCGTGAGGGCGAGATCTTCGACTGTTGACAAAAACGTCGTCACATGCGCCtacggcgcagagagcaaTCCCCGTGCCCTGCAAGTCCGGATTACAAAGGAGAACAACACACTCACCATTGCGTGTGGAAAAAATGGAACTATCAAGCCGGCGATCTATCAAGATTGCTACTGCGAGGACGAGAAGCTATCGCAGTGTTCCAGGAGCTACAAGGATATTTTGCCCAGGTTCGACAGCTCGTGGTGGAcaaaggagggagaggcaccCGCGGCTGAGACGTTGACGCTGACGATTCCGAAGGAGGAATTTCCGGCTGAGGAGCAGAAGTTTTATGTTGGCTGTGCTCTCATTTCTCAGGGAGATGACCAGAGAGTATCTGCTGTCTCTGAGGGAATCcgagaggaaaacgaggcTTCCGCCAAGGGTCCGACGGTGTGCAAGGTGTTGGTGACTGTAAGCACTGCAGCCACTCCGTCTCATGCAGGCTCCGCTTTGCATCCTGTTGCTGCTGTGAGTGCGGCTACAGCCGTCGCAGGTTTGTGGTCTAACGCTTTGTAA
- a CDS encoding SAG-related sequence (encoded by transcript BESB_034970) — protein sequence MPAGAQLVETPASIAFPKAKPYWFPPTLKHPACRAFFININIITMARLQQRRGGLKSKGRKWMALCACGVLALSSGSAFAEMREAEQVLQTLDEGSAPSPNNVVLCSVAGARTEDNIEHHNVELAEGKLSTAFQCASGTNAVPAEPTQVCVYKSQTLAKCNSGGTSLTQLLGTSNNVTWTKESVDLQPKNKAERRTLQLTASDLPFTDTYFFVGCQNSSSNKDCQVDITVKARSSSVAENVVTCAYGSDSNRSTLTVEMTQEKNTLTLACGKAGSITPESYDANYCEDDTLKPCKKSYRDILPKFEDTWWTKETKEGSPVVLTIPKEGFPESDQQFYVGCILNPVGGNDISSRADQPAPSPADKVPTPCKVHVTVKAAGAASAAPSIARAATAAASGAVGFAGLFSRS from the exons ATGCCAGCCGGCGCGCAACTAGTCGAAACCCCGGCATCAATAGCCTTCCCGAAGGCGAAACCTTACTGGTTTCCCCCTACGCTGAAGCACCCTGCATGCCGCG CTTTCTTCATCAACATCAATATAATAACAATGGCGAGACTGCAGcaacggcgcggaggactcAAGTCGAAGGGCCGCAAATGGATGGCCCTTTGCGCATGCGGAGTTCTGGCACTgtccagcggcagcgccttcgcagagatgcgcgaggcggaaCAGGTTTTGCAGACCTTGGACGAGGGGTCGGCACCGTCGCCCAACAACGTCGTGTTGTGTTCAGTGGCAGGGGCCAGGACCGAAGACAACATCGAGCACCACAATGTCGAACTGGCCGAGGGAAAACTCTCTACCGCCTTCCAGTGCGCATCTGGAACCAATGCCGTTCCAGCGGAGCCGACACAAGTGTGTGTTTACAAATCCCAGACGCTGGCCAAATGCAACAGTGGGGGGACGAGCCTGACACAACTTCTCGGGACTAGCAACAACGTCACATGGACAAAGGAAAGCGTAGACCTGCAGCCGAAGAATAAGGCTGAAAGGAGGACGCTGCAGCTCACAGCCTCCGACCTCCCCTTTACTGACACATACTTCTTCGTCGGTTGCCAAAACTCCAGTTCAAATAAGGACTGTCAAGTTGACATCACTGTCAAAGCTAGAtcctcctctgtcgctgAGAATGTTGTCACCTGCGCCTACGGCTCAGACAGCAACCGTAGCACATTGACGGTGGAAATGACCCAAGAGAAGAACACGTTGACATTGGCTTGCGGTAAGGCTGGCTCTATCACCCCGGAGTCCTACGACGCCAACTACTGCGAGGACGACACCTTGAAGCCATGCAAGAAGAGCTACAGAGATATTTTGCCCAAATTCGAAGACACCTGGTGGACCaaagagacgaaggagggCTCCCCGGTTGTGCTAACGATTCCGAAAGAAGGCTTCCCGGAATCGGACCAGCAGTTCTACGTCGGATGCATTCTTAATCCAGTCGGAGGAAATGATATTTCCTCTCGTGCCGACCAACCGGCGCCGTCCCCTGCTGACAAGGTTCCGACGCCCTGCAAGGTGCACGTGACGGTGaaggctgcgggcgctgcttccgctgcaCCTTCGATCGCACGCGCAGCTACTGCAGCCGCTTCTGGCGCCGTTGGGTTTGCTGGTCTTTTTAGTCGCTCGTGA